In the Acipenser ruthenus unplaced genomic scaffold, fAciRut3.2 maternal haplotype, whole genome shotgun sequence genome, one interval contains:
- the LOC117395245 gene encoding reticulon-4 receptor-like 2 produces SPSPAYSCPRLCVCYLSPMTVSCQSQNFSAVPAGIPYDSQRVFLQNNCITELRAQSFGFQTQVLWLYSNNICSIKPDSFSDMRDLEELDLGDNPSLRTLHPDSFRGLDKLQSLHIYRCQLGTLPGNIFKKLYSLQFLYLQDNLLQHIQDNLFSDLVNLTHLFLHGNRIRVLSENVFRGLVNLDRLLLHEIRVRRVNCKSFRDLGHLTTLFLFNNALTDLPASAVYYLSSLQFLRLNGNPWSCSCQARPLWEWFRQVRISSSEILCAGPEERKGLDLRFLREIDFAPCPMMPYYPRARVTYTFSTRTRWWFPKSGKASGGNSDKSKGLDGKKGQQQDNSYISPDKSQTKSYEAESTLTKVKEQDYWEKYENEDSTIRCYKLDCLKEANGKSRGGIGAEENAVGAEHSVPRQSVPMVGAVGTEMVTPVPSQSVPGRRCSKPEGRRENRGGCRGMQPIQPSC; encoded by the exons tcccctagccctgcctattcctgccccaggctgtgtgtctgttaccTCTCCCCGATGACggtcagctgccagtctcagaacTTCTCGGCGGTGCCGGCCGGCATTCCCTACGACAGCCAAAGAGTATTCCTccaaaacaactgcatcacagaGCTGCGGGCGCAGTCCTTCGGCTTCCAGACACAG gTCCTGTGGCTCTACTCCAACAACATCTGCTCCATCAAACCCGATTCCTTCAGCGACATGCGAGATCTGGAGGAGCTGGACCTGGGGGATAACCCCTCCCTGCGCACCCTCCATCCCGACTCCTTCCGGGGGCTGGACaagctgcagagcctgcacatataccgctgccagctggggaccctgcccggaaacatcttcaaaaaactctacagcctgcagttcctttacctgcaggacaacctgctgcaacacatccag gacAATCTCTTCTCAGACCTGGTGAATCTCACTCACCTCTTCCTCCACGGCAACCGAATCCGAGTCCTGTCTGAAAATGTCTTCAGAGGGCTGGTCAACCTGGACAGGCTCCTCCTCCACGAGATCCGAGTGCGACGGGTCAACTGCAAATCCTTCAGGGACCTGGGTCACCTCACCACCCTGTTCCTCTTCAACAACGCCCTAACAGACCTCCCTGCTTCGGCCGTCTACTATCTCTCGTCCCTGCAGTTCCTCAGACTCAACGGAAACCCCTGGAGCTGCTCCTGCCAGGCCCGCCCTCTCTGGGAATGGTTCCGTCAGGTCCGGATCTCCAGCTCCGAGATCCTCTGCGCCGGTCCCGAGGAAAGGAAAGGTCTAGATTTGAGGTTCTTGAGAGAAATCGATTTCGCTCCCTGCCCCATGATGCCTTACTATCCGAGAGCCCGCGTCACTTACACCTTCAGCACCAGAACGAGATGGTGGTTCCCCAAATCGGGCAAGGCAAGCGGGGGGAATTCGGACAAATCTAAAGGCTTGGATGGAAAGAAAGGACAACAGCAAGACAACAGTTACATCAGTCCagataaaagtcaaaccaaaAGTTACGAAGCTGAGTCCACATTGACGAAAGTTAAAGAGCAAGACTACTGGGAGAAATATGAAAACGAAGACTCCACTATTCGTTGTTACAAGTTGGATTGTTTGAAAGAAGCAAACGGGAAATCCAGAG GCGGGATCGGCGCCGAGGAGAACGCTGTCGGTGCCGAACACTCGGTGCCGAGACAGTCTGTGCCGATGGTGGGCGCGGTCGGCACGGAGATGGTTACACCAGTGCCAAGTCAATCGGTGCCGGGTAGGCGCTGTTCCAAGCCTGAAGGTCGGCGGGAGAACCGCGGTGGATGCCGGGGTATGCAGCCGATTCAGCCGAGCTGCTAG